A genomic stretch from Cervus canadensis isolate Bull #8, Minnesota chromosome 27, ASM1932006v1, whole genome shotgun sequence includes:
- the LOC122428808 gene encoding olfactory receptor 5H2-like, with amino-acid sequence MEKENATLLTEFILTGLIYQPEWQIPLFLLFLMIYLITIVGNLGLIALICNDPHLHIPMYLFLGNLAFVDAWISSTVTPQLLVNIFAKSKMMSLSECKVQFFSFAASVTTECFLLATMAYDRYVAICKPLLYPVIMTKRLCIRLLISSFSGGLFHAMLHNAFLLRLTFYNSNIIHHFYCDIVPLLKISCTDPSINFLMVFIFSGSIQVFTILTVLVSYTLILLTVLKKKSVQGIRKALSTCGAHLLSVSLYYGPLLFMYVRPGSAQADDQDMMDSLFYMVIIPLLNPIIYSLRNKKVIDSLAKMLKRNA; translated from the coding sequence atggaaaaggaaaatgcaacATTGCTGACAGAATTTATTCTCACAGGACTCATATATCAACCAGAATGGCAAATTCCCCTGTTCCTGCTGTTTTTGATGATATATCTTATCACCATCGTGGGAAATCTTGGTCTGATTGCTCTCATCTGCAATGATCCTCACCTTCACATTCCCATGTACTTATTCCTTGGGAACCTGGCTTTCGTGGATGCCTGGATATCATCCACAGTGACGCCCCAGTTGCTGGTCAATATCTTTGCAAagagcaaaatgatgtctctctCTGAATGCAAggtacaatttttttcctttgcagccAGTGTGACCACAGAATGTTTTCTGCTGGCAACAATGGCGTATGATCGCTATGTGGCCATATGCAAACCATTACTTTACCCAGTTATTATGACCAAAAGACTATGCATCCGGCTATTAATTTCATCATTTTCAGGTGGCCTTTTTCATGCCATGCTTCATAATGCTTTTTTATTGAGATTGACCTTCTATAATTCTAACATAATACATCACTTCTACTGTGACATTGTACCATTACTTAAGATTTCCTGTACTGATCCTTCCATTAATTTTCTGatggtatttattttctctggGTCAATACAGGTGTTCACCATTCTTACTGTTCTTGTCTCTTATACACTTATTCTTCTTACAGTCTTAAAAAAGAAGTCTGTACAAGGCATAAGGAAGGCCCTCTCTACCTGTGGAGCCCATCTCCTGTCTGTCTCTTTATACTATGGGCCTCTTCTCTTTATGTATGTGCGCCCTGGATCTGCACAAGCAGATGATCAAGATATGATGGACTCTCTGTTTTATATGGTCATAATTCCTCTGTTAAATCCAATCATCTACAgcttgagaaataagaaagtcatAGATTCACTGGCAAAAATGCTAAAGAGAAATGCTTAG